One region of Myxocyprinus asiaticus isolate MX2 ecotype Aquarium Trade chromosome 38, UBuf_Myxa_2, whole genome shotgun sequence genomic DNA includes:
- the LOC127429109 gene encoding thy-1 membrane glycoprotein-like, with protein sequence MNTLKYMFGWLLVLGVLMSPVLCQDEETIITVCQEEDNDLRVDCLLEPKANYHTDYEFSMSKGSKETIINTNISGIMPDPKFRHNTFVTELEPYGFRLIMMSFTITENTTFICKVTKIQKTLSVELDTIQPCSAISLFLLGYHWLSLLVPLCIVQLWEGF encoded by the exons ATGAAcacattaaaatatatgtttGGATGGCTACTTGTTCTAGGAG TTCTGATGAGCCCAGTCTTGTGTCAGGATGAGGAGACCATAATTACAGTATGTCAAGAGGAAGATAATGACCTCAGAGTGGACTGCCTCCTGGAGCCCAAAGCCAACTACCACACAGACTATGAGTTTTCCATGTCCAAAGGCTCAAAGGAGACCATCATAAACACCAACATCTCTGGCATCATGCCTGACCCCAAGTTTAGACACAATACATTTGTAACAGAACTTGAACCATACGGATTCAGGCTGATCATGATGAGCTTCACCATTACTGAGAATACAACCTTCATTTGTAAAGTAACCAAGATCCAGAAAACACTGTCTGTTGAATTAG ATACCATCCAGCCCTGCTCTGCCATCAGCTTGTTTCTGTTGGGTTATCATTGGCTCAGTCTTTTGGTTCCTTTGTGCATCGTTCAGCTATGGGAAGGCTTCTAA